The nucleotide window AAGCCTTTGATCGTCGGGGGTTTCCAAGTCGAAACTTCACCTGATAAGATGCGCAGTTTAACTAGCGAAGGATAAATAGTTGTGTGATTCAGCAGAGCCCCACGCACATGGTTGGTCGAGAGACACACACATCGATGTACCCAAGTTAACTAACCCAACAGACTCGGGGCCAGATAACAGAAAGATAAGGTGTTGTGATGGTCTAGTGGTCGCCCAGCCTCCTCAGCCCAGACCCTTTGCCTGGCTCAGTCTGGTGGTTGCTTGGCTTCGCCAAACTTTGCGACAAGGCTGTGACGGCAACCTAAAAGGGGATAGCATTAGTTCCAGGGCTCTCCGAACTGAGAGCCAAGACAATAGCAGTCTACAGCCAGAACCACTGCTCTTTCCttcactaccaccaccacttacTAATACTACGTATTGCCCACATTTCGATGCCTTCCATACATCGCACTCTCAATTTGTGGTCGGGTACTTAGGAAGGTCAAGCGGGAATGGGCGATGTGTGGAGCTGCTGTTTGGTAAAGTTGGATGGAATGCTGTGGGTTGCTACTGATGTGGGCTATATTTCGATCAGATCTCCAGCCGGCCAGGCAGTGCTGTCCATGGAGAAAGGGTGAAGGTAAGATAAATAACAGTCTCATTCCTTGCCAAGTTGGTAGGTACTCAGATCGCTTCCATGGCGAGCTTTTCCCTCTTGAACTTTTGGCTTCGAAGCAGGTTGTTGACCTTGTAGCGGGGCGAACAGTGATGGTTTGGTAACAGCATTATGAACCACATTACCTCATCTTCAAACTTCTTGATTTACCTACAATATTATGCCGCGGGCTGTAAATCCTGTTGCATTTTAAGTCATTTCTACCTGTTTCAACCTGGGCAGAATTTGAGTACCTAGGTAGCCAAGTTTGCAAACGTGGGTGGCTACCTACGGACCTATGACATGGCCATACTGGCTGGGTGTGGTGCTCCATGCGCCTGCCTTTTGGTCAGACCCACACTCTGGTTGCTCTTTAcggtttttgttttgtttctgtaGCTTTTTCGTTCTGTTAGatttcatcaccatcaccactttTGTCGTCGTATTTTGCCTCATTTTTGGTGCCAGTGACCCTGTCCCAGAACTAGGCCTACCCTATGCGAAGCATGGGGCTACACCGCCAATGATTTCGTAGGCTTAGCGAGCAACATAAAGGTTAGCAACGCATAAACCCGAACGGATTTCGAGACCACATCCATCACCGAATGGCCGAACAGGCAGCGttaatattaatagtattGCTAAGCTACCTAGGTTTGAGAGGCTAACCGACACGAGACCCCTACAATCCAAGATGAAATCTCCGTCGGGCTTTCATATTACTGTGAAAAACCAAAGGGCTCACAATTCCACATTCTTAGTGTCTGTAGAAAAACGAGGGGAGGCAAAGGCTTCCACACTTGGCAACGGAGACATAACCAAAAGGGAGGCCTATCCTTGGGAAGATCTCACAGTTATCCAAGCTAGCTGGCGGATAAGAAAATCTCGCTCATCATACCTTCCTAAAGAGGGACCGAGTGAAGAAGGAACAACACGAAGATTTATTTAGGGAAGAGATTTTCGCACCGCTAGGTAGATGCGAGGGTTCAAGCAGAAGTCAGTGACTGCCTACCTAAGTTGACCACAACTCCCAATAGCAACTTCCTTTCTCTTCACCCGTCAGCTTCTCTCAATCTTACTTCTTCGAGCTGATCCTTACCCACTACCTCACTGAGAACAATTCAGTCCATCGATAACACTGTCCATCATGGTAGGCGCCCTTCTTTGGTATTACACCGATGAGTAGGTACTGACAACTCGATCAACAGAAgctcaccctcgccgcccccATCCTTGCCACCCTCACCGGCATCCAAGGCGTCCTCTCCGCCCCGGCAGCAAACTCCACCTCTGAGGCACCCGATGCGATTGAACTTCCTCTTCAAAAGACAAAGCAACTTGAGAGGCGAGTGGGACTGCCAGTTTGTCAACGCGGACTGGAACCATGCAGCTCTCCGGGCCGACCACCAGGCATTCAACAGTGTCTTTGTCGGTGCCCGCCTTACAGCGGCGGCGGGATAGTGCTACGTCGGCAGGTGCAACAGACGCGACTTTACATGGTGCAACACGTCTGCTACCAAACGGACCGAGGTTTCCAACCAGCGAAACATTGTCGCCCACACCAATCCCAGCACCGGGCAGAACTGCATGTATGACGACGGGTCTATTCATGTGGGATACTGGTGGGGGGCAGCAGGAAGGGCTCAGGTATACCAAAGCGGATATTTAGAGATGCTAGATGAAGATGGGAAAGGCGTCGGTTGGCAGTGATGTgggagtttgatgatgaagattttttgatgttgttaGTAAAGGTCATAACAAAGTATGTTATACAAGACTTTGTTCAGTAATTTTGTGCATTGATTATCTGTGAAATGACACACATGGTCCAATGTCACAACTTGCAGCCTGTTAATTACGGCACAATTTCACTGAAGAAAGCTTTTGGCAATCACATCAACACTAAAACTTTTGCTTCAACGCCCCACTACATAACATTAGACGTTGTCAAAAAGCTTGAGCCTATTGGCTCTGCACTGCAGTATAAAATCGCTGCCGCCTTTCTCACTTCATgcaacctcttcttcttctcatcttcAGTAGGTATCATTGTACAGGTAAGGTACGTACCCCTTCCAACGTCGCTCCCCATCAAAACATCTTATCCCCTTATACTCAAAAAGAAATGCGTCCTCAGAATCCAATTTCTTATcatggaaaaggaaaaaaaaaaaatcttcTGACGGTGTTCGAACTGTCATACTTAGAAGCAAGCGCGCATGCCTCGAGTATTTCATCATTGAACACATCAAACCATTTGGCCGGTTTCGTTCAACTGGATTGAGTTTATATGTGAGCCAAAGAACTTGTGGGGCAAGTCTGGTGATATTGGTGATGCCTACTGGAAAAGAACTGGGAAAGGAAGGAATAGGCCGTGGCTCAGGctacaagaagaagagcaaggcagTGAGTGGATGGTCAGTGCCCACGCCGCGCAGTTTTAGTGTGTTCTTGGCTCCTTCTTGGGGCAGGAGCGGACGTAGAAAGATGATCATAGAGGCGGAAGGGGCTGTGGTTTCCAAGGGGCAGGTGGGAGGGGACCATGTCAGCCGAAGCTTAATCGAGGAACGAGGGACTGGGGAGCAGTGAAGCAACTTGACGGTGATGATATCCAAAAGCATTATCAAAAAACTTGCTGGAAGCGACATCAgctttggggttgatgaagatCTCACAAAGGATTTGCTGGATCGGGGTCTGTCACTTTCTGCAGTTGCTGGAAGGTTGGTTACATTGAAGTTATCAAATAAAGCGGATGtaaaaccaacaacaaacacactcgccctcctctcctcaagTCTTCCCAGAACTTATACATATACATgacaaaacaaccccccaaaccccccaagcccatcaTGCGCCTCAATAACAGGAATCACATCAGGTGCAAGCCACTTCAAATCAAgcttcctcgtcgccgcatccctcccaccaagcGTCACCTGCGCATTAACCCTCTTCTCCGGATCCATCATCTGCCAAATCCACCACAACCTATCCAGCGACGCGTGATGAAAGTAAAAGATTGGATCCCCAGGCGAAACCATCGGATCGCCACCGGGGTCTCCCCCCGATATGTAATGACCAGCTGTGTGGATCCCAAAGTTGTACGGATCGCTCACGTTCCGGGGTGGTGTGAGCAAGGTGTTGTAGAAGGTGTTGATGTCCTTGGacttggtgaggaggttgtacGCGCGGTCTGCCGTGGCGCCGAGGGCCGCGTCGACGCTGATGTCGCGGCGCATGCAGCGAGGGTTGTACCCGGTGCCGTTGGAGATTGGGTTTCTGGGCACGTTGTTCATGACGGGGGCGCCGGGACCGATGTTGGCTGTGTACCTGTTGGAAGAAAGCTAGTTAGATACCTCAAGTGGCAGTGGATAGATGTCGAAGAAGAGGGAACGAACTCTGTGAAGGGGCCGTCAACAACGcatccacctccgccgcccgGTTTGATCGTTCCGGTACCGGTGCGAAGGCCGGTGTACTTGGGGTCTGGCAAGCCGTTGCCACCCATACTTGTCGCGTTTCCGTTGAAGAGGGCTGAATTCTTTGGATCTTTGGTGTAGCGGTCGTAGTTCATGTACttttcatcatcaagaaCAGTTAGCAAACCTTCGACGAGGAAGGCAAGGGGTCCGTCATACCGGGTGATATCCCTTATAGCCACACTCGTTACGAAGAGCCGTCTCATACGCAAGCAAGAAATACTTGTGGGCAGGGAACAAGCCAATCGTGTCGTGCAGAGAACCGGCATTCGTCAGGTGATAGGCCATGAAATCGTCGTACCGAGTCCGAGCTCCTGGGAACTGGCTCTTGGGCGCTTTGGATGGCGCCTTCATCAGGCAGAGCGTGGCGTTGATGAAGTCAGATCGTTGTTCGATGGTCATATCGCCCCTGAGATACAAGTTAAATCTGGGACAATCACTGAAGGTTAGGTAGAAGGTTGCCATACCACTCTCTCCGTACTCCCGCGTTCTCCAGTGTGCAGCCGTTGTTCTTGCCTGCGGCGATCTTCTGGCTCATGTACGCATCAACCTTGGCCATGGTCTCATCCAACAGCTTGTCGACGACATCTAAGGGGTAGAAGCCGTTGCGTTGTCTGGTATGATGTCAGCCATAACCACAGATGGCAACCGGAGCTCTAACTGATAATGACACTCACACGTTCACTTTGGTTCTCCAATCCCTTGGAGCCACCACTCCGGCAAGAGCCGAGGGCACCAAGATTGCAACACTCCAAATAGACCGCATTTTCGCGCACTTGGTTTTGTTGATCAAAGCTCCAGCGTCTCTGGCGGCCAGAACCTGATGGAGATTTCAGGTTGAAGGGACATTTTGTAGAATACACGGGCACTTTCCTTGCCAACATTTCAAAGTGAGGGAGGGACAAGCAATTCCGTACGCGTCGACTTTATATGACGACCTTTAAAACTCTCTGCTATCATTGGACTGGTTATTAAACTAGTCCCTGTAGGTGGTCCGGCATATGAGATTCTGCTGGTTGAGGTCGAACCTTAAACTGCCGTCCTTCCGAGCCGTGTTTTAAGATAGATGCCTAACCCCAGAGTTTTGGTCACCCGATTAGGTTACATGTTTTCTTTCGTGCAAGGTTCTAGTTGTGTGACGGTTGAACTGATGATAGAACAGGTATAGTTGGTGAGGTCGGTTTCGTTTTGATCAGCAGGGCATGAAGATCTCAAGTTCAATGCGATAGCTGGACGTACCTGAGGTATCTGGTTGTACAACTTTCTTATAGACGGACTGGTTTCATGTTTCCATACACCTTAGCAGCATCAAGCATACCTGGGTATGGGGGCATTATCACAGCAGCTAATCTCAATATGTGGTCGTGGTACCACTCGTAACATCATGATatttgctgctgggaagaACTCGATAACTCCTACGCAATCATCCGCGGCAAccttccctctccccgcAGCCGCCATCTATCTGATGGCAACCAATGACGATCCATTAGATTGTGCTGGCGTTGCTTGTTCCGTTAACCACGCCCTTTGCCGTTCAGCCGAGAGACTCCATGCCGGCAGTTCCCCCCTGTCGTGAGACTCCTACCACATTCACACCATATATGAGACTCGACCGTCAGATAAGTACCTACACACAAAGGAACTGTTGTTAAAACCGGTTGAGTTTAATTCGGAATCTAACGGACAACAAATGCACATCGCTAATTTCCGCGTGGCTCTCCTCTGCGGAGTCACCCTCGCAAATCAAGACtgcaccacaacctcccaatccccttCTTACTGGAGCATCAATGACCTGGTATTAAAGGTCTACGACTGGGACAAGGGTGGCTCGATGGGAACATTTGGGTTTACATCATTTTCCTCAGCAACAAACAAGACGGTGGAGTGTCTGGCTCAGGACGTTGATCTAGCAAacttgggggaggatgggtcGTGGTCAAAGTGCAGTGATCCTGGGGTAGAGTTTCGGTTTGATTTCGAGGATATGAGCTTGAGTTTGAAGGAAACGTGGACCTGTGAAGGGTCTCCGGGGTGAGTATCTTACCTACCTATGCCGTACTATCAGGCGTTGAGAACTTGGCTGATATTTGCGTAGAGTTACCTTCAATGCCAACGCGACAGGACTTATGATGCTGCATGGTTGTCTGGATAGTGATACAGATAAGGGTGTTGAGTCTGATTGTTATGTCATGGAGTTTGACATGGCGGGTGATGTTACCTCTTCAGCGGTGATATAGTTGATTATTGCAATGTCTTTCTCAAGCTGAGCGATGATCATATTCATGAGAAGCCGTCTCGATTAAATCTTCATTATAATTAAGTTCATTGTGTATCTATCGCAAAAATGAACCGAGAAAAGCATAAACATTAGCCATTACATAATAATGAACCTGCACTCCTTCAAACCGCTCGAAACCCATCACCAGCTGTCCCTGTATTCGGGTCAGGTCGCTGAGGGGACACGGGCGACTGAGTCTGGACAGAAGTCTGCGTCGGACTAATGACAGCAGTCCCAGATCCCATTGATGCGAGCACTGCGTTTGGATTACCCAACACCGGCCCGGAAGAAGCAGCCGTAgtcccaccaaccaccgaggaaggaggacCAGGATAAACCGGCAGAGGCGTATCGTCCTCCACCCACCGACCTCCtgttccagctcctccattACCGCCGCCAGTATCTCCACGTCTTTCCATCTCGGTGTTCTCCCCATGACGCCTCGGCTTTCTTTCCCCCAGCCAATCCACCGGGTACCGTTGCCTGAATCCGAACTGAAACCACAATTTGATCTTCATTTTAAGCGGCATCGCCTTCCACTGCTCCCTCAGCTCAGACTGGTCCTCCGGCTTCCTTGCATCCTCTACGATTGTAAACCCAATAGTAAAAATGAAGATTAATATCCAGCAAACCGTTCCCAACCGGAGGGCCGTCCTGCCCATCATCAGCCGCCCGAACCAAAAGAAGTTTTCGACAAAtccaagaagaaagaaggaCGGGATGACAGTCGCGATGATGACCTTCCACGGCTCGACCTTGCTGCACTTCCCGGCGTAAGTATAAGGGCAGCGTTCCTCTTGAGTCAGCGGTCGCGGCCCGCCAGGGCGATGGCACTCCTGGACGTAAGTTGTGTTGAGGCTGCTGACAACCGAGTCATAGTAAGTGCGTGCATGAGGGACACCGTGGCGGGTTGGGGGTAGGTCAGTCAGCTTGACGTGGATCTCCCTGACTAGTGATGGGTTGTATCCCTTTGTCGAATGCGTCTGGACTGGGAGGACGGTGGCTTTGGGAAGCATGTACTCGGTGAGGAATTTGGACGGGAACCAGCCGGCCCAGGGTTGGAGGCTGGTGGATGTGGTAAACTCGAACGGGGTTGGGCAGCTGGCTGGGGCGGTGAGGATGTGGTCAATGATCCAAAGTTCGGTCGTGAATTGGGACTGagttgatggcgatggcaacTTGTACCAGTCTTCTAGCTCTGACCGGGGGATGGCGTCAGCGGGCAGAATGATGGTGGACATCACAATGTCCCAAACGATATTGGTTGTTACTCTTGAGGACGCGGGTGTGACACCGGTGGGGATGTTGGTATGTTTCACTGTAAAGGGGCGTGGAACGTAGGTCTCGTCGCATGATCTTGTCCCAGTTAAAACCTCCGGATTGCAGCCGTATGGCAAGTAGGATGTTGCATAGGCCTGTAACACTGTGCCAGTCCACCCAGTCCACTCGCTGGCCAGCGCTCGCTGAAACCCAgtggccatgatggccaGTGAGGCCAATGTGCCCGTTCGTTCCATGATAAAGATGCAAGGAAtggaaagagagaagagatcaTTACGAAGACAGCAAGGGATTCCGATGCTTTTATGAGGCTCATGCATTGTCAAAAGAGATGAGGCCTTGGCAACAGGGAACTAACGTTGGAACAGATGATTTTTCCCCGTACACCATCCAACCATAGGGCAGAATTTGGAGTGCCAAGGTGATGCCAAACCCAGCCAAGCTCAATAGCCACATGATAGGGCTGATTCGATCGCgaaaccacccccctcaagcAAACCTGGACCCAAAAgccatgtgtgtgtgtgtgtgtgtgtgtgtgtgtatcaTCAGTCTCACTATCGTCGTAAGTGAGGGCTTCGAATTGATGTGTGCTCCTTGCTCAGAGGTGAGGTCAAGATGCCCCAAAGCATTCGAAGCATGGTCCACCCGATTACCAAATGTTGTCGCAATAAAGACTTAACACTAAGATATGCCGAAATTTTCTGGGATAGATCCGACCGCCTTACTCGGAGTAAGCTGCTCCCCAGTTGTTATTCTCCCCATTTAGGCAGCTGGTTGCATCGGACTCAATGTCGTGTCGAAGATTGCTTGTTTTGTGAAGGTAGCGGCTATCGTGATTGGTCAATAGTTGTGCAACTATCCTGAAGCCTCCGGACTATGTGACGGGCTTGGAGAGGCGTAATAGAGTTCAAGAGGAACCGTCCCTGATCGCTCCGGAGTACGCTTGGAGCTCGGGCCAATCTGAGCTGCTTTATTATTAGGGTTTCCTGCAGTTCGTCTGGTCGTTGATTTCTTCTTCAATCCAACCAAtattgccatcatcaccttaGACATCATGGCACAACCAAGCCTGACAGGACTACCAAATGAGCTTCTCCTGCGCATCTGTCAACTCCCCTCCGACTCGCACTTTCCTAGTCTGAAAGCGCTTGCACAAGCCAACAAACATTCTTTCTCCGTTGCTGTCGCGGCCCTtatcgacaccatcaccttctACATTGACAAACCCGCTCCATTGGCTCAAGATGTAGAGGGCTGCAAACGAGTACTCCAGATGCGGAACCATGATTTGTTCGCcgcctcatcatcgtcggtCACATGAGACAGTCAGACACCGAAACCAATCCGTTTCAGGCTGGATATGCAAACCGATCCTGGCATCTATCACTGCCCTCGACAACAGACTTCAACACAACTCACGCGAATCTGCATGGCTTCCTTTCCGGGTCCACGAACCGACACGGTGCAATCCCTTTGACTCCAACACTTGAACCCCGGCTTCTTCGTCAGATGGATACGCCAGCCAGGCAGGACTATGAGGGTAATCGGCATTAGCAACCACTGGCAGCCCTCATCTCCCAGTTTCCGTGCCTACAAGATGTTGTCTATCGATGCCCGTCACAGTTCCACCTTGCTTGCTCATGGCATTGCACGCCAAGCAAATAAAAGCTCGTTTGCATCTTCAAATGTTCAGACTGTGCAGCGCCTTCGACAACTCGCCAACGATTGATCCTCACGAGTGGAACGTCATCACTTCTCCATGTCTCTACAGAGTCTGGATTCGGTACTACAACATGTCATATGATGATGAAAACAACCCTAGACTCTACTCCCTCCAGCTACGTGTTCTCGAGTTGGATGCTCAAGCAGCCGCTGGCCTCAGCCGGCCTAAAAGAAGTCCATACAATCTACGACTACACGGCCGAACTGGCTTCCTTCGGCAATCCTGACAAGCATCCAGACGAACATCATGCATGTCGCAACGCGTCTCGCAACCCAGTCAAAAAAATCCCAAGAGGCCACAGGGGTCACCCTTTTCCGAAAGGCCGATTGACACATCTAAACCTCAGCCACAGTGTGCACGCGTGCGAAACACGAGATCATGTTCATGCCGGGGATTGGACAACCCCCCTTGGGCAACTTGAGACTAGGGACGGGCCGTGGAATGGTTTGACAGATTTCGCTCTGCTGCAGAGCTTGACTCTGGATCATGCAGTTTCTGCAAAACAGCTTATCGCGCTAAAAATGACGTCCTTCCTCGCACTTCAGCAGCCTTTCGTTAGCCTGCGAATTGCCACGGCGCGACGGATCTCGTGTGCCCATCACACCAGTGGAGGCCAAGAGGTCGCTCGGTTCCTGGACAGCCTGCCCTCTCTAAGGGCGCTCCAAATCACTGAATGAGATCATTCCGTCCTTGGATTCTGCTTCGATTGTCCCAGATTGCAGAGCCTCTCGCTGCTTCCCTTACGAAAATGGGAAGGCCAAAGCCCCGTCGGTTACATGCAGAACCACGTCACTATTCAGGGTCTAGCTGCGCTCACAAGGTCTTTTCCAGCTCTGACCGATCTCGCCGTTTCAATTGCGAGGTCAAGAGGAGATGCTGCAGAGAGTGCCTGTTACAAGTTAATTGGTGACAATCGTCCCAACTGCACCGCCTGACGCTGATGCTAGATTGCTCACCTCCAAAAGTCATTCAGTCAAGCGGCTAGCATGACAAGCAAGCCATACCTCTGGTGAAGCCGTACCCCTCAACACCAGTGTCTCGCATTCCTCCCTCTGTAGTCTCCATCCTAGACCAAGATAGAGATGAGACCGCTGATTGCTGTTGGCGTGTACATGACTACCGCAACGGACACGTCTACGACATTTTCATAAACAGTGCCCTCAACGCCTTCCTGGCTCGAGACATCTTTTCCACGGTGGGGGGCAACGTGAATACCTTGTACAATCTTATGGAGGCGAGAATCTGTCACAAAAAGGACCACCGCCACGTTGCGGCATGTGGTTTAACGGGCGCTCAAGGGGTCCTGCCGGGCACCTACTCAAACCATTTCTTCATGCCATTTCCAAATCGTGGATGGTGAAACGAATGGACAGCCAGCTGGTGGTTACGGAACTCACCAGCGAGGAGCCTGACAAGTGGCTAAAGAATTCGTTGAGCCTCAAAGAAAATCATGGAAAGGTCATGGACTATTTTAGGCGTGTGTGGCCTGCGAAAAAGGCCGGAAGtgaagggtggtggggagacTGGGAGAGCTGGGGTCTTCAGATTGGATAGAATCGGTTTGCGACGGTACTTTCTTTTCTGGTTCTGCGGTACAAACTTACGGTCAGCAGTCATTCTGCAATGCGATTTATCAGTTAGATTGAAGTCCGATCTTGTCATTGGACTCACTTCAACCCTCTTTTACAAGCTCCTGGAAGGATTTTCTGCAGTTGGATCCCAGGCTGAATCAGGCAGGTGGAAATATCGTGGGATGGACGATGCCACCCCATCGCCCCCCCGTAAGCTTCCGGAATGGGACCGGGATTGATACTGTTGAGCGTGGGGCCAGAGCCTCGTTGACAATAAATACATATCATGTCCTTAATTTTTTCTTAAATAAAGCAGCTTTCCTTTGTGAGACTCATCCTGTCTAAGGTACCTTAGAGATCCAAGAATTTAAACATCATGCAGCTTCCCAAAGTCCTGACAGCAATCTTCTACTTCTTCCTCAAAGTCCAGGCCATCCTCCTTCCCGTCCCTCACACGCCCTACCTCGCCAAATGGACAACCTCAGAACTCATCAACCATGGGTTCCCAGACCCATTCAACACATCCCACACCCGCCGAATCATGATCTCGCGCTACACCCCA belongs to Podospora bellae-mahoneyi strain CBS 112042 chromosome 6, whole genome shotgun sequence and includes:
- a CDS encoding hypothetical protein (EggNog:ENOG503PAN3; COG:S), giving the protein MAKVDAYMSQKIAAGKNNGCTLENAGVRREWGDMTIEQRSDFINATLCLMKAPSKAPKSQFPGARTRYDDFMAYHLTNAGSLHDTIGLFPAHKYFLLAYETALRNECGYKGYHPYMNYDRYTKDPKNSALFNGNATSMGGNGLPDPKYTGLRTGTGTIKPGGGGGCVVDGPFTEYTANIGPGAPVMNNVPRNPISNGTGYNPRCMRRDISVDAALGATADRAYNLLTKSKDINTFYNTLLTPPRNVSDPYNFGIHTAGHYISGGDPGGDPMVSPGDPIFYFHHASLDRLWWIWQMMDPEKRVNAQVTLGGRDAATRKLDLKWLAPDVIPVIEAHDGLGGFGGLFCHVYV
- a CDS encoding hypothetical protein (EggNog:ENOG503P6XS; COG:S): MHEPHKSIGIPCCLRNDLFSLSIPCIFIMERTGTLASLAIMATGFQRALASEWTGWTGTVLQAYATSYLPYGCNPEVLTGTRSCDETYVPRPFTVKHTNIPTGVTPASSRVTTNIVWDIVMSTIILPADAIPRSELEDWYKLPSPSTQSQFTTELWIIDHILTAPASCPTPFEFTTSTSLQPWAGWFPSKFLTEYMLPKATVLPVQTHSTKGYNPSLVREIHVKLTDLPPTRHGVPHARTYYDSVVSSLNTTYVQECHRPGGPRPLTQEERCPYTYAGKCSKVEPWKVIIATVIPSFFLLGFVENFFWFGRLMMGRTALRLGTVCWILIFIFTIGFTIVEDARKPEDQSELREQWKAMPLKMKIKLWFQFGFRQRYPVDWLGERKPRRHGENTEMERRGDTGGGNGGAGTGGRWVEDDTPLPVYPGPPSSVVGGTTAASSGPVLGNPNAVLASMGSGTAVISPTQTSVQTQSPVSPQRPDPNTGTAGDGFRAV
- a CDS encoding hypothetical protein (EggNog:ENOG503PXM9), translating into MHIANFRVALLCGVTLANQDCTTTSQSPSYWSINDLVLKVYDWDKGGSMGTFGFTSFSSATNKTVECLAQDVDLANLGEDGSWSKCSDPGVEFRFDFEDMSLSLKETWTCEGSPGVTFNANATGLMMLHGCLDSDTDKGVESDCYVMEFDMAGDVTSSAVI